One Bacteriovorax sp. PP10 DNA segment encodes these proteins:
- a CDS encoding ferredoxin codes for MSTTYIAMILAILAGIGLLVGIGALSLLSGALNFLFVKPKIEIIKSTRGDVGFAFTFKWDQDAEPVTFDKIRVRLFNPFGSPTEVDITREFDGSSTDFVRDLDMGDQLQRIVTASPLDKATIEIEVTASRESVTHKQTFKASDFVEKRNTATETADDLAAKFTVEKVKPLYTLPDRTFISPPLPKTAKQLKMASNPMFAGDFAGAAAGGGAAAPAVENFTISKVWIEPGCIVCDACEGIFPEVFEVTDSTCLIRPGAPLNDGLRVQEAAEACPVEVIKFTKAS; via the coding sequence GTGAGTACAACATACATTGCCATGATTTTGGCGATTCTAGCTGGAATTGGATTATTAGTAGGGATCGGAGCACTTAGTTTGCTTTCTGGTGCCTTAAATTTTCTATTCGTTAAACCAAAAATTGAAATCATTAAATCGACACGCGGTGATGTTGGTTTTGCTTTCACATTCAAGTGGGATCAAGACGCTGAACCTGTAACGTTTGATAAAATTCGCGTTCGTTTATTCAACCCGTTTGGATCTCCAACTGAAGTTGATATCACTCGTGAATTCGATGGATCGAGCACTGACTTCGTACGCGATCTTGATATGGGTGACCAGTTACAAAGAATCGTAACTGCTTCTCCACTTGATAAAGCAACGATTGAAATTGAAGTGACTGCTTCAAGAGAAAGTGTAACTCATAAGCAAACTTTCAAAGCTTCAGACTTCGTAGAAAAAAGAAATACTGCGACTGAAACTGCTGATGATTTAGCTGCTAAGTTTACTGTAGAGAAAGTTAAACCTCTTTACACACTTCCAGATAGAACTTTTATTTCTCCTCCTCTTCCAAAAACTGCTAAGCAATTAAAGATGGCATCGAACCCAATGTTCGCTGGTGACTTTGCTGGTGCGGCCGCTGGTGGTGGTGCTGCAGCTCCTGCTGTTGAGAACTTTACAATTTCAAAAGTTTGGATTGAACCAGGGTGTATCGTTTGTGATGCATGCGAAGGGATCTTTCCAGAAGTATTCGAAGTAACAGATTCAACTTGTCTTATCCGTCCGGGCGCTCCGCTTAACGATGGATTAAGAGTTCAAGAGGCGGCGGAAGCTTGTCCGGTTGAAGTTATTAAGTTTACGAAAGCTTCTTAA
- a CDS encoding tRNA pseudouridine synthase B, giving the protein MNTDYKEIPLVFNVYKPVGPTSFDVVFHFKKNLGYKFGKIGHFGTLDPFAEGVLLIGVQGAQKLNEYVHELLPKRYRAVGVFGGKTKTGDFMSEVEEKKDIELEFQNMPMKDLEEKLSKHFLGEYWQSPHSFSASKFEGKRLYELAVQGRMIQKEKVKREILDFKILRFEYPELEFVVTVSSGTYVRTLFEEISQMLGGLGALKILEREAIGDNTSIKAIKEKDWPKRGTEFDLEKWGTPLDQVLCLNKVRLTPEQAARYLQGHRYPLTELEIVMQPNQADVSTLDIMWIYNTDWYFCGLARVRDGEIQAVFNLKEAIALFI; this is encoded by the coding sequence GTGAATACAGATTACAAAGAAATCCCCTTAGTCTTTAACGTTTACAAGCCCGTCGGGCCTACGTCATTTGATGTCGTCTTTCATTTCAAAAAAAATTTAGGTTATAAGTTTGGAAAGATTGGGCACTTTGGAACTCTAGATCCATTTGCTGAAGGTGTCCTTCTCATTGGTGTTCAAGGGGCACAGAAGCTCAATGAATACGTTCATGAGTTGCTGCCAAAACGTTATCGTGCCGTTGGTGTATTTGGTGGAAAAACTAAAACCGGCGACTTCATGAGTGAAGTTGAAGAAAAAAAAGATATCGAATTAGAATTTCAAAATATGCCCATGAAGGATCTCGAAGAAAAGCTGAGTAAGCATTTTTTGGGAGAGTACTGGCAGTCTCCCCATAGTTTTTCTGCTTCGAAATTTGAAGGCAAGCGTCTTTATGAACTGGCCGTTCAAGGCAGGATGATTCAAAAAGAAAAAGTTAAAAGAGAGATTCTAGATTTTAAAATTTTGAGATTTGAATACCCTGAACTAGAGTTTGTGGTCACGGTGAGCTCTGGGACATATGTAAGAACACTCTTTGAAGAGATCTCACAGATGCTTGGCGGGCTTGGAGCGCTTAAAATTTTAGAGCGTGAAGCGATTGGTGATAACACTTCGATTAAGGCGATAAAAGAGAAAGACTGGCCCAAAAGAGGGACTGAGTTTGACCTGGAAAAATGGGGTACACCACTGGATCAGGTACTTTGTTTAAATAAAGTCAGATTAACTCCTGAGCAGGCCGCGAGGTATCTACAAGGGCATCGCTACCCTTTGACTGAACTTGAAATAGTTATGCAACCAAATCAGGCAGACGTCTCAACTCTCGATATCATGTGGATTTACAATACAGATTGGTATTTTTGCGGTCTTGCTCGAGTAAGAGATGGTGAAATTCAGGCCGTATTTAACTTAAAAGAAGCTATTGCACTTTTTATTTGA